From Trichoderma atroviride chromosome 1, complete sequence, one genomic window encodes:
- a CDS encoding uncharacterized protein (EggNog:ENOG41) has protein sequence MQTVPSLIGTGTAIAAAANGLVFGQPEEPPPPNKKRLSQLRKEISFDRDLPVTAPAAISSPLRYEASLDAPSIEVEYPPQSAVASPITVSRPPLSRYQRPSHQPASSPRPIPERRSMLRQRESSASPTPEGPRDSTSSSGSWIRRLSIRRPPLSRQGSVKSKSSIGPDSPSISQSYTSSAPILSRPNTAANPLAPNKLVKRSPSVTSSDAPPTPTHTRPKSHLSILRRPATSHQRSATLHHFRQSTELTNLPSPAFSFDQSPKKQESLLTAALSAQSRGSRRTRWTSFFHSRTSNIGGGGISARLGEGVSRGRTVSGKRISPRRL, from the exons ATGCAGACGGTTCCCAGT CTTATTGGGACCGGGactgccattgctgcagcggcCAACGGCTTGGTGTTTGGCCAGCCCGAAGAGCCTCCTCCACCCAACAAGAAGCGACTCAGCCAGCTCCGCAAGGAAATCTCATTCGACCGCGATCTGCCAGTGACGGCCCCCGCGGCTATCTCGTCTCCTCTACGATACGAAGCCAGTCTGGATGCGCCGTCAATAGAAGTCGAGTATCCGCCGCAGAGTGCCGTGGCCAGCCCAATCACAGTGTCTCGACCTCCGTTGTCGCGCTACCAGAGGCCGTCGCATCAACCTGCCTCATCACCCAGGCCAATCCCCGAGAGACGGTCAATGTTGAGGCAGCGTGAGAGTTCAGCATCGCCGACGCCAGAGGGACCTAGAGATTCCACCTCGTCGAGCGGATCTTGGATTAGAAGGCTCTCGATCCGCCGCCCTCCGTTGTCGCGCCAGGGAAGCGTAAAGTCAAAATCCAGCATTGGACCAGATTCGCCCTCGATTTCTCAGTCGTACACTTCATCAGCCCCGATTCTATCGAGGCCAAACACTGCCGCCAACCCCCTGGCGCCGAACAAGCTTGTGAAACGATCTCCGTCAGTCACATCCAGCGACGCTCCTCCTACACCCACACACACTCGACCGAAATCACATCTGTCTATCCTGCGGCGACCAGCGACGAGCCACCAGAGATCCGCCACCCTGCATCATTTCCGCCAGAGCACCGAATTGACCAATCTGCCCTCACCGGCGTTTTCTTTTGATCAGTCAccaaagaagcaagaaagcCTCCTAACGGCGGCGCTTTCTGCGCAATCTCGAGGAAGTCGGAGGACGAGGTGGACATCTTTTTTCCATTCGCGCACAAGCAACATAGGCGGCGGTGGGATTTCAGCCCGCCTGGGAGAGGGTGTCTCGCGTGGTCGCACAGTCTCAGGAAAACGCATCTCCCCCCGGCGGCTATGA
- a CDS encoding uncharacterized protein (EggNog:ENOG41~TransMembrane:6 (o6-31i43-60o112-131i143-166o186-206i218-239o)): MAGSSSAPALVATFVFGLVVLAASAAIFFFVKANRSPLLRDELRLALVVFLATSTLWGILEFAATLVSHNVTSACQVAISFATVFDQLARFSVEQFLLWGVNGGMKVSKLSLVLQGGLFLRFILGAVFVGVQRPQFDTVCVATNLILPIGIVVMVVDIAMVMILGTKAFLAKKSDAIRPELSRTNTLILITVGLGMWTALSTPLFLGLKSTGLAVRTILPAIGLLILIGIVALTARSFVPPPSTSGLQIQKTVSFESTIELPTRNLETREFPSQTAMERINGALPLISHPPFGQASRGIGGLPVEGELFPPMRAQTAPVRAYSRKKMTDRAYKGGKIVISKPIVQMDAETSNFDNIPTIDLATAAMKEKERRELMPQNPFVNVDIGLGKAPSPTEVTRKLSAAKRKQVPESAAPSNSRNLLTVDEPAFAMTSAVQLSPGPESARRRSPRHQRDGSAPSPPIISPKEEARTPKSAPLQSVPAALAAPPPPPIPSLQKRLEEDRAMSGTAAASHFSVSTMDPMTARIASTMMFSPEGPKSAKVAAPRPPPRPPAPAAPPASVDQVWVDPRTATLPRSNSVKNNIRPSRQRPPSLPAEEEKPDTKTPLQRRATVGLPNNPRARATRVFGGERGTVHERQIMFMNSEEDTVPILAAAKMEAEEESESESPTRKSMIHRPRPIPRKSTASASELLGLSIDPAQDDLALLPTPNMPLISPVSVKSLSQSTYGATSPGSLTRVKTVRRTSFVPDLPVVPVEYQSQQSKVSQDPFTEETTTNVWTVVPNEGLARMPSTDKKTRALCVSKFSVDTALTAQEPQSPYQSRLSVNTQSSYEETIGRNSTVAFSSDPKPARVSTVLNSFSERLTRHESVDSELSLMLRMAPVPPKNMPGEKRSVAQDESEAEDVPFIIDIPTPESPRSMESDVQLTVDQLPSWHHRVGEELPSFSSQLKIRRSRKLLVPKPLALYRPANVTVVIEAEPSPEEPAQEALDKIHEQLKHLDLENGDARATISEKQRQAILANLESEMGAQEDQWQMLRVDYSQGSPSTTVSASEINSLRSSVDISKFEIMPITKLNASAGDLLVALKEHAENRLSTSSDQLSKEETLDSGDEKLNRRSLSASGKMNLLSVNTRTMSQIGSPTPPDTDESGAESDNDSMVEGLGAAKDGSTALMPRATSFLALDEVLSPFEDVQNKSNAPVEFEDVSLMTPKALPAPIVAQPEETMVANVAIAEAETIKFSLADLEESSPVSAPVPAPAPRPRQVIRRPPRQSKRISTLPDIVENPQPLVGKSGNLGIFQFPWGEKSDLARIPPRMVGISGTMTSGRAPMNSIQEKKLPPAPQTFLDDDEFENGLDDYENEEYDDGFDEATLWEIASLLESDLDTSRDDLFMVGEEDWADQAPAEDELSPASSPVRDVVVESVKEEVYDFVPGTLASSESSSDISLQVPTLWTADMKDSRMGLGLPQPSEGEWQSYFAIAPRQARTVRRVVDEPTQLSSVSLWTATATDASMYTSGVWRAPETKAVKSASKIVSLVWSPLKPTNISSLGLPQPVDSLWTAYIPEATRVARKTTQMPQPPVITSTSLWSLKRSVKSSASAGVWTHANEVEAEQLTAATASVWTPLSRARVATVGLPQPELSVWDLYISPLTRSSPKAARMLPPATIETTSLWKQSPAVKHSASNGVWSLVEKIETEVLTTTAASLWSLSSRARTTVGLPQPEPSVWKSYIPVVARPAPKAARMLPPAVIETTSLWKLSSVTKSSVSQGVWSPALKEEEAIITPEASSVASSLWLPISAPRGNPWSLPQPDIQAWAAYISTDSRVARRAPQAQQQQQVTIQTSSMWSIEPSRTIEMFSSANMWSLKITTLLWAPAVSKDAGVGLSQPDAKVWNAYIALPSRSTHRAVNVSEAENITSTSLWQPLPTAVPYSGGVWAPKSLVAKTSHESHAETSLKVAKALWASSPEQAHSVGLPQPDAKVWDMYLLLPARDYRKAYLPRPGMITSTSLWRPLPAAIPYSGAVWAPKSLIAKPSPAKTSQMAKALWSPSPEKTRSVGLSQPDAQVWDMYLLLPAREYRKAYLPRPSMITSTSLWAPTPSVETPSGGVWKAKSAPLTAKSSLVKPALAVVEDLLWSSSPAKAASFGLPQPDAEFWNAYLVPAGRRQRVAHVPKTVVTITSTSLWTPTLSTKVPSTGVWQPKSIPVNVPAKQPSRTSIKTKKISSSLWTQLSTAKPSVGLPQPISDIWNAYISPLTSAMSTSRRVFVSETTSIESQALWSLPSKTEAAAGSLWCPAETKRPVTQTVVRAVTVSSSPATATPTSVAAESSVSSEARKTSVRKSVPVLMTQEQWNSAFKRISQDVKRDDSSLNQWALPSSSSSKNVTRLNRSQSVKSRPVFDPSVMALISEYPSATTSSSSTSSSRKGLGRSKSISALPSSRRTLSRSNSSKASIVEPQPAAFLWTKPASASDKASSPMWQPPRRSHADVQLPPSFSILLLPSPRRTAGRKTDIAIPTSFRSGQGLWRGAEQIRL; this comes from the exons ATGgccggctccagcagcgccccGGCTTTGGTCGCGACTTTCGTTTT TGGTCTTGTTGTTCTAGCCGCATCGGCGGCcatatttttctttgtcaaAGCCAATAGATCGCCTCTGCTCCGAGACGAACTGAGGCTGGCCCTCGTCGTTTTCCTCGCGACCTCGACGCTCTGGGGAATCCTCGAATTCGCGGCGACCCTCGTCTCCCACAATGTCACCTCGGCGTGCCAGGTCGCCATTTCATTCGCCACTGTTTTCGACCAACTCGCTCGCTTCTCGGTGGAACAGTTTTTGCTATGGGGGGTCAACGGCGGCATGAAGGTCTCCAAGCTGTCGCTTGTCTTGCAGGGCGGTCTCTTCCTCAGAttcatcctcggcgccgtgTTTGTTGGAGTTCAACGGCCTCAATTCGACACCGTTTGCGTTGCCACCAACTTGATTCTCCCCATCGGCATTGTTGTCATGGTTGTTGACATcgccatggtgatgattcTGGGGACAAAGGCTTTCCTTGCTAAGAAGAGCGATGCTATCAGGCCGGAGCTGTCTCGGACCAACACCTTGATCCTCATTACCGTTGGACTGGGCATGTGGACTGCC TTGAGCACGCCCCTCTTCCTCGGACTCAAGTCTACTGGCTTGGCTGTCCGAACAATCCTGCCTGCTATTGGCCTATTGATCTTAATTG GAATCGTCGCCCTTACCGCAAGGAGTTTCGTGCCCCCGCCATCGACGTCTGGTCTGCAGATTCAGAAAACCGTATCATTCGAGTCCACGATTGAGCTGCCAACCCGCAACCTGGAGACTCGAGAGTTCCCTTCGCAGACGGCAATGGAAAGAATCAATGGCGCCCTACCTCTCATCAGCCACCCGCCTTTCGGACAGGCTTCTCGCGGCATCGGTGGGCTTCCCGTCGAAGGCGAGCTGTTTCCCCCAATGCGAGCTCAGACTGCGCCCGTCAGAGCGTAcagcaggaagaagatgacggacAGGGCTTACAAGGGCGGCAAGATTGTCATATCGAAGCCGATTGTGCAGATGGATGCGGAAACCAGCAACTTTGACAACATCCCGACCATCGATCTGGCCACCGCAGcgatgaaggagaaggagcgTCGTGAGCTGATGCCTCAGAATCCTTTTGTAAACGTCGATATAGGACTTGGCAAAGCTCCATCTCCTACAGAAGTCACGCGCAAGTTGTCTGCAGCGAAACGAAAGCAGGTTCCCGAATCTGCAGCCCCGAGCAACAGCCGAAATCTCCTTACCGTCGACGAGCCCGCATTCGCCATGACGTCCGCTGTACAGCTCTCTCCTGGCCCAGAGTCGGCTCGCAGACGATCCCCTCGCCATCAGAGGGACGGCTCCGCGCCATCCCCGCCAATTATTTCACCAAAGGAGGAGGCAAGAACGCCAAAGTCAGCTCCTCTTCAAAGTGTACCAGCGGCCCTggcagcaccgccgccgcccccTATCCCGTCATTGCAGAAAAGGCTCGAGGAGGATAGAGCCATGTCCGGAACGGCCGCGGCCTCTCACTTCAGTGTCAGCACCATGGATCCCATGACAGCACGAATTGCGTCGACAATGATGTTTAGTCCCGAGGGTCCAAAGTCTGCAAAAGTTGCTGCCCCTCGACCCCCGCCTCGTCCTCCTGCACCTGCAGCacctccagcttctgttgATCAGGTTTGGGTGGATCCTCGGACAGCAACGTTGCCTCGAAGCAATTCCGTCAAGAACAATATCCGACCATCTCGACAGCGTCCCCCGTCACTACctgcggaagaagagaagccggATACGAAGACTCCTCTTCAGCGAAGGGCAACCGTAGGACTGCCGAACAACCCAAGGGCCAGAGCAACCAGGGTATTCGGTGGGGAACGAGGCACCGTGCATGAGCGACAGATTATGTTTATGAATAGTGAGGAGGATACTGTCCccatcttggccgccgcAAAAAtggaagcagaggaagagagcgagagcgagtcTCCAACCCGAAAATCGATGATCCACCGACCAAGGCCAATTCCACGCAAGTCTACGGCGTCAGCTTCTGAACTCTTGGGACTCTCCATCGACCCTGCTCAAGATGACCTTGCGCTCCTCCCAACACCAAACATGCCTTTGATCTCTCCCGTGAGTGTGAAAAGCCTATCGCAGAGCACTTACGGAGCAACTTCGCCCGGATCCCTCACAAGAGTCAAGACTGTTCGAAGAACGTCCTTTGTTCCTGATCTGCCGGTTGTTCCTGTAGAGTACCAGAGCCAACAGTCGAAAGTTTCTCAGGATCCATTTACTGAGGAGACGACTACAAATGTATGGACGGTTGTGCCAAACGAGGGATTGGCTCGGATGCCCAGCACAGACAAGAAGACACGTGCGCTTTGCGTTTCAAAGTTCAGCGTCGACACTGCGCTGACTGCTCAAGAACCACAATCGCCCTACCAGAGTCGGTTGTCGGTAAACACTCAGTCATCTTATGAGGAAACCATAGGCCGCAACTCCACggttgccttttcttcagaTCCAAAACCTGCTAGAGTCTCAACGGTGCTCAATTCCTTTAGCGAGCGTCTTACACGTCACGAGAGTGTTGATTCTGAGCTATCTCTGATGCTGAGGATGGCCCCCGTGCCGCCCAAGAATATGCCAGGCGAGAAACGGTCTGTTGCTCAAGATGAGAGCGAAGCGGAGGATGTTCCTTTTATCATTGATATCCCCACGCCCGAATCGCCCAGATCAATGGAGAGTGATGTTCAGTTGACTGTCGACCAATTGCCATCATGGCACCACCGCGTTGGCGAGGAGCTgccttcattctcttctcaGCTAAAGATCAGGAGGTCGCGCAAGCTCTTGGTGCCCAAGCCCCTGGCCTTGTACAGGCCAGCCAACGTCACTGTCGTCATCGAAGCCGAGCCGTCACCTGAAGAACCAGCCCAGGAAGCTCTCGACAAGATCCACGAGCAACTCAAgcaccttgatcttgagaATGGAGATGCTCGCGCTACTATTAGCGAGAAGCAGCGACAGGCTATCTTGGCCAACTTGGAGTCTGAAATGGGTGCTCAAGAGGACCAATGGCAGATGCTTAGGGTTGACTACTCCCAAGGCTCGCCTTCTACCACTGTCTCCGCGTCAGAGATCAACTCATTACGCAGCAGCGTTGATATTAGCAAGTTTGAGATTATGCCCATCACTAAGCTCAACGCAAGCGCTGGTGATTTGCTCGTAGCACTCAAAGAGCATGCTGAAAACCGCCTGTCAACTTCTTCCGACCAGCTGTCCAAGGAGGAGACACTCGACTCTGGAGATGAGAAGCTCAACCGCCGATCTCTGTCGGCTTCAGGTAAAATGAACCTGCTCTCCGTGAACACCAGAACAATGTCGCAGATTGGTAGCCCTACTCCTCCGGATACTGACGAGTCAGGCGCGGAGAGCGACAATGATAGCATGGTGGAAGGCCTCGGCGCAGCTAAAGACGGCTCTACGGCATTGATGCCAAGAGCCACAAgctttttggctttggatGAAGTTTTGAGCCCATTTGAAGATGTCCAAAACAAGTCAAACGCTCCTGTTGAGTTCGAGGACGTCTCATTGATGACCCCCAAGGCCCTACCCGCCCCTATTGTCGCACAGCCCGAGGAGACCATGGTCGCCAACGTTGCGATTGCCGAAGCTGAGACTATCAAGTTCAGCTTGGCAGACCTGGAGGAGTCCTCACCTGTATCTGCACCCGTACCCGCACCCGCGCCACGACCACGACAAGTCATCCGACGACCTCCCCGCCAGAGCAAGCGCATCTCTACGCTCCCAGACATCGTCGAGAACCCACAGCCGCTAGTCGGCAAATCCGGAAATCTTGGCATCTTCCAGTTCCCATGGGGTGAGAAGTCAGACTTGGCCAGGATCCCTCCCCGCATGGTTGGCATTTCCGGCACCATGACCAGCGGCCGTGCCCCCATGAACTCGatccaagagaagaagcttcccCCAGCCCCTCAGACTTTCCTTGATGACGACGAATTCGAGAATGGCTTGGACGATTACGAGAACGAGGAATATGACGATGGCTTTGACGAGGCTACTCTTTGGGAAATTGCCAGCTTGCTGGAGAGCGACCTGGACACCTCCCGAGATGACCTCTTCATggttggcgaggaggacTGGGCGGATCAAGCGCCTGCTGAGGATGAGCTGTCCCCCGCTTCATCCCCGGTTCGAGATGTTGTTGTCGAGAGTGTAAAGGAAGAAGTATATGATTTCGTCCCTGGTACGCTAGCATCATCTGAAAGCTCTTCTGACATTTCTTTACAAGTCCCCACTCTCTGGACAGCCGATATGAAGGACTCTCGGATGGGATTGGGCTTGCCGCAGCCTAGTGAGGGGGAATGGCAATCGtactttgccattgctccCAGACAAGCCCGCACTGTTCGTCGGGTGGTTGACGAGCCTACTCAGCTGTCCAGTGTTTCTCTGTGGACAGCTACCGCGACTGATGCCTCGATGTACACATCTGGAGTCTGGCGTGCTCCTGAGACCAAGGCTGTCAAGTCTGCCTCAAAGATTGTCAGCCTGGTGTGGTCGCCGCTGAAGCCTACAAACATCTCCAGCCTGGGCCTGCCTCAACCAGTTGACAGTCTCTGGACCGCGTATATCCCGGAAGCAACCCGCGTCGCCCGCAAGACTACTCAGATGCCACAGCCTCCAGTGATTACATCTACATCACTGTGGTCTCTCAAGAGAAGCGTCAAATCTAGCGCCTCGGCCGGTGTATGGACTCATGCGAATGAAGTTGAGGCTGAACAGCTGACTGCCGCTACCGCTTCAGTATGGACACCGCTTTCTCGCGCTCGTGTTGCGACTGTGGGACTTCCACAGCCGGAGCTCAGCGTATGGGATCTTTACATTTCACCTTTGACGCGCTCTTCCCCCAAGGCAGCACGGATGCTTCCCCCCGCAACGATTGAGACCACATCTCTGTGGAAGCAGAGCCCAGCTGTCAAGCACAGCGCATCAAACGGCGTATGGAGTCTGGTGGAAAAGATTGAGACTGAGGTGCTGACAACGACTGCTGCTTCACTGTGGTCTCTTTCCTCTCGCGCTCGTACCACTGTGGGACTgccgcagccagagccaagTGTCTGGAAGTCATATATCCCTGTGGTCGCACGCCCTGCTCCCAAGGCAGCACGAATGCTTCCTCCTGCAGTAATTGAGACGACATCTTTGTGGAAGCTGAGCTCAGTTACAAAATCTAGCGTATCACAAGGTGTATGGAGTCCGGCTCtcaaggaggaagaggccatcatcacccCTGAGGCATCTTCCGTTGCTTCTTCGCTATGGTTGCCGATTTCTGCTCCTCGCGGTAACCCATGGAGCCTTCCTCAGCCAGATATCCAGGCTTGGGCCGCATACATCTCTACTGATAGCCGTGTAGCTCGCCGTGCTCCtcaagcccagcagcaacagcaagtTACCATTCAGACGTCTTCAATGTGGTCCATTGAGCCTTCAAGAACCATTGAGATGTTCTCTAGTGCAAACATGTGGAGCTTGAAGATTACCACCCTGCTCTGGGCACCGGCTGTGTCTAAAGATGCCGGCGTTGGTCTCTCCCAGCCGGATGCAAAGGTCTGGAACGCTTACATTGCTCTGCCGAGCCGCTCTACTCACCGGGCGGTCAACGTGTCCGAAGCTGAGAACATCACAAGCACGTCTTTGTGGCAGCCTCTGCCAACTGCTGTTCCCTACTCAGGAGGCGTCTGGGCACCAAAGTCTCTGGTTGCGAAGACATCACATGAATCTCACGCTGAGACTTCTCTGAAGGTGGCAAAGGCTCTGTGGGCTTCATCTCCTGAACAGGCGCACTCCGTCGGGCTGCCACAGCCAGACGCAAAGGTCTGGGACAtgtatcttcttctcccagcaCGCGACTATCGCAAAGCGTACTTGCCCAGACCCGGTATGATTACAAGTACATCATTGTGGCGACCTCTACCGGCTGCTATTCCTTACTCGGGGGCCGTTTGGGCACCAAAGTCACTGATTGCAAAGCCATCGCCTGCCAAGACCTCTCAGATGGCCAAGGCTCTATGGTCTCCATCTCCTGAAAAGACACGCTCTGTCGGGCTGTCACAGCCAGATGCTCAGGTCTGGGACATGTATCTCCTTCTCCCAGCACGCGAATATCGCAAAGCCTACCTGCCCCGGCCCAGCATGATTACAAGCACGTCGTTGTGGGCGCCTACACCAAGCGTCGAGACACCCTCTGGCGGAGTATGGAAGGCCAAGTCAGCACCACTGACAGCCAAGTCATCTCTTGTCAAGCCCGCTTTGGCAGTGGTGGAGGACCTACTATGGTCTTCATCTCCCGCCAAGGCAGCTTCATTCGGCCTGCCTCAGCCAGATGCTGAATTCTGGAATGCCTACCTCGTCCCTGCGGGTCGTCGTCAGCGAGTTGCGCATGTTCCCAAGACTGTGGTTACCATTACAAGCACATCTCTATGGACCCCTACCTTGAGCACCAAAGTTCCATCAACTGGAGTCTGGCAGCCAAAGTCCATACCCGTCAACGTTCCGGCAAAGCAGCCTTCTCGCACATCTAtcaagacgaagaagattaGTTCATCACTGTGGACTCAACTGTCCACCGCAAAGCCGTCCGTCGGCCTGCCCCAGCCAATCTCTGACATCTGGAACGCGTACATCTCGCCCTTGACCAGCGCCATGTCTACTTCTCGCAGAGTTTTCGTCTCGGAGACTACTTCAATCGAAAGCCAGGCTCTCTGGTCTCTCCCGTCTAAAACGGAGGCCGCGGCCGGTTCCCTCTGGTGCCCAGCTGAAACTAAGCGCCCAGTTACACAAACCGTTGTTCGTGCCGTGACGGTTTCCAGCTCACCTGCTACTGCCACGCCCACCTCTGTTGCAGCCGAAAGCTCCGTTTCTTCAGAGGCACGCAAGACCAGTGTTCGTAAATCCGTGCCTGTCCTCATGACGCAAGAGCAGTGGAATTCCGCATTCAAGAGAATCTCCCAGGACGTGAAGAGAGATGATTCCAGCCTGAACCAATGGGCtctcccatcatcatcatcctcgaaAAATGTCACCAGGCTGAACCGCTCCCAGTCCGTCAAAAGCCGCCCAGTCTTCGATCCTTCCGTCATGGCCCTCATCTCCGAATACCCTTCCGCCAccacctcttcctcctccactTCTTCATCACGCAAGGGCCTCGGGCGATCAAAGAGCATCTCGGCCCTGCCGTCCAGCCGCAGAACGCTaagccgcagcaacagcagcaaggcgTCAATCGTGGAGCCTCAGCCAGCCGCGTTCCTCTGGACTAAACCCGCTTCAGCGTCCGACAAGGCTTCCTCTCCCATGTGGCAGCCCCCCCGCCGCAGCCACGCTGACGTGCAGCTCCCGCCCTCATTCagcatcctcctcctccccagtCCGCGACGAACCGCTGGCAGGAAGACGGATATTGCAATCCCCACTAGTTTCAGGTCCGGACAGGGTTTGTGGAGGGGTGCCGAGCAAATAAGATTGTGA
- a CDS encoding uncharacterized protein (EggNog:ENOG41) has protein sequence MVSPASAPLIAPSPLDRRDEIRQARPETGVHVDDRSTSPENATERKAMRPHSMPFPPVVNWLSRTSGSLRQPKRETEADGVNDRRHVSAPSNSGAQTAVEHDLKAPAQSPIPPSPLGRQGPTLDSAADSQLTMHKRSHSSPLLPAPRKSNFQIDGPRLGSPSGAASHSARQHQPSGSSTSSAAMSQLRASPLHESFSANEGFEGDARGFISADEDDADYKSDTVFDSLRTAASSRTRAVETPLDSIYDDSPPSTAGNNGKTKRLSIQEILGHNWGGDTNIMEEDESTMMPMGETSGARLRYSSRHILTLPRISSESSQNGVSIYTKEFGRISLDDDFDEDWDVDDDAHFNPLSPPSKGSSMNSRVINPNVRVALASMSLDQASDMDSDDRPLNNLFDWSETSFHEKSSSDGVPLRPKTSYEKQELDARGGRPVIRSPIPTHIRSQSVPLSHALDEGKSSTGAKYGTWGLSSKTVSEDWDEDFEFGGSANGFGDKADNNLFSVPESIQASQPSVKAHSGQIRELSLLVNDLKRLCRHGRDMDMLDGPQKTLWKEAEGVIALASPDEEDSIDEENDANFLDAMEEFDNNDGFSEEDFDDLSFSKLDMAFDIKEPMSKTAVVRERHSPKRRSVFSPDDDIFGGNWPLVDESPPSNQSSRSRTPELRADRQEEAAKGARSVMEAMSRSIPDQDTPSRPDNKMTFDTNSLRVLVKRAGELRDSLSDVIRRAEQITQSPAVTPRRERQTDSSPAFTRMFDDPGSSQSRRTIRHRGNLSTLLDSPSPKTSASSSASSSPMTRRLQTMIAS, from the coding sequence ATGGTGTCGCCCGCCTCAGCGCCTCTAATTGCGCCATCCCCCTTGGATCGACGAGATGAAATTCGCCAAGCCCGACCTGAGACAGGCGTTCACGTGGACGATCGATCGACTTCCCCCGAGAATGCGACTGAAAGAAAAGCGATGCGGCCTCACTCAATGCCGTTCCCTCCCGTGGTCAACTGGCTCTCGAGGACATCGGGAAGCCTTCGACAGCCAAAACGGGAGACTGAAGCGGATGGTGTGAACGACCGGCGGCACGTGTCAGCCCCAAGCAATAGTGGCGCCCAAACCGCCGTGGAGCACGACTTGAAAGCGCCGGCGCAATCACCAATCCCACCCAGTCCTCTAGGACGGCAGGGGCCGACGCTGGATTCAGCGGCCGACTCTCAGCTAACAATGCATAAAAGAAGCCATTCCTCCCCACTTCTCCCCGCCCCTCGTAAATCGAATTTTCAAATCGACGGACCACGCCTGGGATCGCCTAGCGGGGCGGCCTCTCATTCAGCacggcagcaccagccctCCGGGAGCTCGACCAGCTCCGCTGCCATGTCGCAACTCAGAGCCTCGCCATTACATGAGAGCTTCTCTGCCAACGAAGGCTTTGAAGGCGACGCTCGCGGCTTCATATCGGccgatgaggacgacgccGACTACAAGAGTGACACTGTGTTCGACTCACTGCGCACCGCAGCTTCCAGTCGCACAAGGGCTGTGGAGACGCCATTGGATTCTATTTATGACGACTCCCCCCCGAGCACCGCAGGAAATAATGGTAAGACCAAGCGCCTCTCGATACAGGAGATACTGGGTCATAACTGGGGCGGTGACACCAATAtcatggaagaagacgagagtACGATGATGCCCATGGGGGAAACTAGCGGAGCCAGGCTGAGGTACTCCAGCCGCCACATTCTTACTTTGCCTCGCATCAGCTCAGAGTCGTCGCAAAATGGTGTTTCCATTTACACAAAAGAGTTTGGTCGCATTTCATTAGACGACGATTTTGACGAGGACTGGGACGTTGATGACGACGCGCACTTCAATCCCTTGTCTCCTCCCTCCAAAGGCAGCTCAATGAATTCTCGCGTCATTAATCCAAACGTCAGGGTTGCGCTGGCGAGTATGAGCCTGGACCAAGCGTCCGATATGGATTCGGACGATCGGCCGCTGAATAACTTGTTTGATTGGAGTGAAACTTCTTTTCATGAGAAGAGCAGTTCAGACGGTGTCCCGCTGCGACCAAAGACATCTTACGAAAAGCAGGAGCTTGATGCTAGGGGCGGACGCCCTGTCATTCGCAGCCCTATACCAACACATATCCGGAGCCAAAGTGTTCCTCTTTCGCACGCCTTGGATGAGGGCAAGTCATCTACTGGTGCCAAGTATGGTACCTGGGGACTAAGCTCGAAGACAGTGAGCGAGGATTGGGATGAAGACTTTGAGTTTGGTGGCAGCGCCAATGGCTTTGGTGATAAAGCCGATAACAATCTGTTCTCGGTGCCTGAATCTATCCAGGCGTCGCAGCCCAGTGTGAAGGCGCATTCGGGGCAGATCCGCGAACTGTCTTTGCTCGTCAACGACCTCAAGCGACTGTGCCGCCACGGGCGCGATATGGACATGCTCGATGGCCCACAGAAGACTTTGTGGAAAGAGGCCGAGGGCGTCATTGCATTGGCTTCGCCCGACGAAGAGGATTCTATAGACGAGGAGAACGATGCCAACTTTTTGGATGCCATGGAGGAGTTTGATAACAATGACGGATTCTCCGAAGAAGACTTTGACGATCTCTCTTTCAGCAAGCTAGACATGGCTTTCGATATCAAGGAGCCCATGTCAAAGACGGCTGTAGTTCGTGAACGCCATTCTCCGAAACGACGATCTGTTTTCTCccccgacgacgacatctttGGTGGCAATTGGCCGTTGGTCGATGAAAGCCCGCCATCCAATCAGTCCAGTCGCTCTCGAACGCCCGAATTACGTGCTGATAggcaagaagaggctgccaaaggTGCTCGCTCGGTAATGGAGGCAATGAGCCGTTCCATCCCCGACCAGGACACCCCGTCTCGTCCAGATAACAAGATGACTTTCGACACGAACAGTTTGAGGGTATTGGTgaagagagctggagagcttcgAGATTCCTTGTCAGACGTCATCCGCCGGGCTGAGCAAATAACGCAGAGCCCTGCGGTTACTCCAAGGCGCGAACGTCAAACCGACTCTAGTCCAGCTTTCACACGCATGTTTGACGATCCAGGATCGAGTCAGTCTCGTCGAACCATTCGGCATCGTGGCAACCTGTCTACCTTGCTTGattcgccatcgccaaaaacttcggcatcatcatctgcttcttcttcgccaatgACCAGACGCTTACAGACTATGATTGCTAGCTAG